A window from Sphingobacterium hotanense encodes these proteins:
- a CDS encoding DUF6702 family protein produces MIKTPWLLLILCLITISVFAHPFYVSISTVDFNSKNKRIEISCRIFYDDLEVALKNQLKQKIDVINPKNKTVADSAISKYIQDNFNLKVNGQFKKLKFVGYEVEEDVAWCYFETPQTSPVSTIIITNQLLYQDFKSQSNILHVTVDGKRQSTKMDNPKKSVVIDFRQ; encoded by the coding sequence ATGATAAAAACACCTTGGCTCCTACTTATTCTCTGCTTAATTACGATTAGTGTATTTGCCCATCCTTTTTACGTCAGTATTTCAACGGTTGACTTCAATTCTAAGAACAAACGTATTGAAATTTCATGCCGAATCTTCTATGATGACCTCGAAGTAGCGCTAAAAAATCAGTTGAAGCAAAAGATCGACGTTATTAATCCTAAAAATAAAACCGTAGCCGACTCTGCTATATCAAAATATATACAGGATAATTTTAACCTGAAGGTAAATGGGCAATTTAAAAAGCTGAAGTTTGTAGGTTACGAAGTAGAAGAGGATGTTGCCTGGTGTTATTTCGAAACGCCGCAGACTAGTCCAGTCAGCACGATAATAATTACCAATCAGTTGCTGTATCAAGATTTTAAATCGCAGTCCAATATTTTACATGTTACTGTCGACGGAAAACGTCAAAGTACGAAAATGGATAATCCGAAGAAAAGTGTTGTAATAGATTTTAGACAATAG
- a CDS encoding amidohydrolase family protein, which yields MRIDAHQHFWLYDPVRDSWITEEMEAIRRNFLPNDIGQILKDNKFDGVVAVQADQSVKETEFLVELSGFYKLIKAVVGWVDLRSDTVEEQLERFKQHTIIKGFRHIIEGESDPDFLHRDEFLRGIAALTKHQYTYDLLIRPRHYASTLKCVSANPDQAFMLDHIAKPPIKSQEFDEWAQFIADLSGYSNVHCKISGLATEADWKHWTLDHFTQYIEHVIACFGKDRVMFGSDWPVCLLAGTYEDSINIVADKLQDFSEAELKGFWGDNAVKFYSIT from the coding sequence ATGCGTATTGATGCTCATCAACATTTTTGGCTTTATGATCCGGTTCGCGATAGCTGGATCACGGAGGAGATGGAAGCGATTCGAAGGAACTTTCTACCGAATGATATTGGGCAGATTTTAAAGGATAATAAGTTTGATGGTGTCGTTGCTGTACAAGCTGATCAATCTGTCAAGGAAACGGAATTTCTAGTGGAGCTTTCGGGTTTTTATAAACTGATTAAAGCCGTTGTCGGGTGGGTCGATTTACGATCGGATACCGTTGAGGAGCAGCTTGAAAGGTTCAAACAGCATACCATAATCAAGGGTTTTCGCCATATTATAGAAGGGGAATCAGATCCTGATTTCTTGCATAGAGATGAATTCTTAAGAGGAATTGCAGCTTTGACAAAGCATCAGTACACTTATGATTTGCTTATTCGCCCAAGGCATTATGCGAGTACACTGAAATGTGTTTCCGCAAATCCTGATCAGGCTTTTATGTTAGATCATATCGCGAAGCCTCCGATCAAGTCGCAAGAGTTTGACGAATGGGCACAGTTCATTGCGGATTTGTCGGGATATAGCAATGTTCATTGTAAGATATCCGGATTGGCGACAGAAGCGGATTGGAAGCACTGGACGCTGGATCATTTCACACAGTATATTGAGCATGTGATTGCTTGTTTTGGAAAGGACAGGGTCATGTTTGGTTCGGACTGGCCGGTTTGCCTGCTAGCAGGAACTTATGAAGATAGTATCAACATCGTAGCGGATAAACTGCAGGATTTCTCGGAAGCGGAATTGAAGGGTTTCTGGGGTGATAATGCAGTGAAGTTCTATTCGATAACATAA
- a CDS encoding AraC family transcriptional regulator translates to MRNVDSKNPIEFTAPASGVGSFYVQEDLRSNFYNHYHRHKEFQISYILKGSGSMLIGNLIQPFSDDEIYIMKANDPHIFIKEGPDEENIHVIHIFVAFDKLWHFFDLSELHPARDFFKKLDSSKKISQDVSLGIKDKFIELAKGEGMKKIISILDIFQFLIRHEQDMYSLYSGLPESTFNDKVGIRINEVLRFSLANYDKEISIEEVSKLIHMTPSAFCKYFKKHTMKTYVTFLNEIRIEKACQLLINKSTENISEVAYQCGFNTVVHFNRIFKSILNTSPSEFISKHSAELQIAHAKVDQAV, encoded by the coding sequence ATGAGAAACGTCGATTCTAAGAACCCTATTGAGTTCACTGCGCCGGCATCAGGGGTAGGGTCTTTCTATGTGCAAGAGGATCTTCGTAGCAATTTTTATAATCATTATCATCGCCATAAAGAGTTTCAGATCTCCTATATCCTAAAAGGCAGCGGATCCATGCTGATCGGTAACTTGATCCAACCTTTTTCCGATGATGAAATCTACATCATGAAGGCGAACGATCCTCATATCTTTATCAAAGAAGGACCAGATGAAGAGAATATCCATGTGATTCATATTTTCGTTGCATTTGATAAACTGTGGCACTTTTTCGATTTATCGGAATTGCATCCCGCACGCGATTTCTTCAAGAAGCTAGATTCAAGTAAGAAAATCTCTCAAGATGTTAGTTTGGGAATTAAGGATAAGTTTATTGAGTTGGCAAAAGGAGAGGGGATGAAGAAGATCATATCGATCCTCGATATCTTCCAATTCCTGATCCGTCATGAACAGGATATGTATTCCCTGTATTCCGGACTTCCTGAATCTACATTCAACGATAAAGTCGGTATCCGAATCAACGAAGTACTTCGTTTCTCATTAGCGAATTACGATAAGGAAATCAGCATCGAAGAGGTCTCAAAGCTTATCCATATGACGCCTTCGGCTTTTTGTAAGTACTTCAAAAAGCACACGATGAAAACCTATGTTACCTTTTTGAACGAAATAAGAATCGAGAAAGCTTGCCAATTATTGATCAACAAGTCTACAGAGAATATATCAGAAGTAGCATATCAATGTGGATTCAACACGGTTGTGCATTTTAATCGCATATTCAAAAGTATTCTCAATACCTCTCCATCAGAGTTTATCAGTAAACATTCTGCAGAACTACAAATTGCGCACGCCAAAGTAGATCAGGCGGTCTAA
- the crcB gene encoding fluoride efflux transporter CrcB: MIKEVFIIGIGGAVGSILRYTTGQYIAKHFPHAIPTGTLLVNIIGCLLIGFLIGFFDKQQIINAHWKLLLITGFCGGFTTFSTFAAENYNLITNNQIPQALLYIGLSVILGLLAVWAGLSISRLIA, from the coding sequence ATGATTAAAGAAGTTTTTATTATTGGAATAGGTGGTGCGGTAGGAAGCATCCTGCGTTATACGACGGGACAATATATTGCGAAGCATTTCCCCCATGCCATTCCAACAGGAACTTTATTAGTGAATATCATTGGCTGTCTACTGATCGGATTCCTAATTGGTTTTTTCGATAAACAGCAAATCATCAATGCCCACTGGAAATTGCTTCTGATTACAGGGTTCTGCGGAGGTTTCACCACCTTTTCGACCTTTGCCGCCGAAAACTACAATCTTATAACCAATAACCAGATTCCTCAAGCGCTATTATACATCGGTTTAAGCGTAATACTTGGCCTGCTTGCAGTATGGGCAGGATTATCGATCTCTAGACTGATAGCCTAA
- a CDS encoding SusD/RagB family nutrient-binding outer membrane lipoprotein yields the protein MKNIKSILLTSVIGIASLTFSSCTKDLGEINKNPNSPEIAPTNMIFNGANRVLFDNTRDGWWMARMSMPWMQYSAQSNYVEEDKYAYRDNQTTNGWIFLYRVANNYKDLIEKCEDPATEVQMTQYGPLQNQIAISRIMLAYVFDNLVTHFGDVPYWSYGQKDNPNFQALNIDKYLTPAYAKQDEIYADLLNELKEAANQLDVSAGGFVSGDNIYKEPGAAAAWKKFANSLRLRIANRIKKVHPAAVAEMRDAVASGVFTSNADNAIHKSGSTNLEGNPLWKTFFVDNRTDFFVNKTFIDLLKGTVGNFGVDPRLVKIAAPNGISWAKYKEGYTDNDTLKYYTGIPNGLPQVENYYTQPANVNFFSRDILKATRGEVLMEYAEVEFILSEMNNWSQTNYINGVKANLERLGVSDEAAAAYIAKLPAANERNVMTQKYITLFFNPDEAWNEYRRTGYPDTQILLMPGETGTRPQNNTTYVFTPLQSGNVIAKDLPARVRYPFTQQTLNPENWKKASAELGGDEIDKKLWFAK from the coding sequence ATGAAAAATATAAAATCTATACTATTAACTTCTGTAATTGGAATTGCGTCTTTAACGTTTAGTTCCTGCACAAAAGATTTAGGAGAAATAAACAAGAACCCCAATTCGCCGGAAATCGCACCGACAAATATGATATTCAACGGCGCAAATCGCGTATTATTTGACAACACACGCGATGGTTGGTGGATGGCTAGAATGTCTATGCCGTGGATGCAGTACTCAGCACAGAGCAACTATGTAGAGGAAGACAAGTACGCGTATAGGGATAATCAAACCACCAACGGTTGGATCTTTCTTTACCGCGTTGCAAATAACTACAAAGATTTAATCGAAAAATGTGAGGATCCCGCAACAGAGGTTCAGATGACGCAATATGGACCATTACAAAATCAAATTGCCATATCCAGAATCATGCTTGCCTATGTTTTCGACAATTTAGTAACACACTTTGGCGATGTTCCTTACTGGTCTTACGGACAAAAGGACAACCCCAATTTCCAAGCGCTGAATATTGATAAATATCTTACGCCTGCCTACGCAAAACAAGACGAAATCTACGCTGACCTTTTAAACGAATTAAAAGAAGCAGCCAATCAGTTAGATGTTTCCGCTGGTGGATTCGTGAGTGGTGATAATATATATAAGGAACCAGGTGCTGCTGCCGCATGGAAGAAATTTGCGAATTCCTTACGATTAAGAATTGCAAACCGGATTAAGAAGGTGCATCCGGCTGCAGTAGCAGAAATGCGCGACGCAGTGGCTTCCGGAGTCTTTACCTCCAATGCGGATAACGCCATCCACAAATCCGGTTCAACAAACTTAGAAGGAAACCCGCTCTGGAAAACATTCTTTGTAGATAACCGTACTGACTTCTTTGTGAACAAAACATTTATTGATCTTCTCAAGGGTACCGTCGGTAATTTCGGAGTCGATCCAAGATTAGTGAAAATCGCCGCGCCAAATGGAATCTCCTGGGCAAAATACAAAGAGGGATATACAGATAACGATACATTAAAATATTATACAGGTATCCCGAACGGTCTTCCACAAGTAGAAAACTACTATACACAACCAGCCAACGTTAATTTCTTCTCAAGAGATATCTTGAAAGCTACCCGAGGTGAAGTGTTAATGGAATATGCCGAAGTAGAGTTTATCCTGAGTGAGATGAACAATTGGTCGCAAACGAACTACATTAATGGTGTCAAAGCCAATCTAGAACGCTTGGGCGTATCTGACGAAGCTGCGGCAGCTTATATTGCGAAGCTTCCGGCAGCTAATGAAAGAAATGTAATGACACAAAAGTACATTACGTTATTCTTCAACCCTGATGAAGCATGGAACGAATACCGTAGAACAGGATATCCAGATACACAGATCTTATTGATGCCTGGAGAAACTGGGACTCGTCCGCAGAACAATACGACTTACGTATTTACACCATTACAGTCTGGAAACGTCATTGCAAAGGACCTTCCAGCACGCGTGCGCTATCCTTTCACACAGCAAACTTTGAACCCAGAAAACTGGAAAAAAGCATCTGCTGAGTTAGGTGGCGATGAGATTGATAAGAAACTATGGTTTGCTAAGTAA
- a CDS encoding SusC/RagA family TonB-linked outer membrane protein: MKQRLLSLLVLCTLMVGAAFAQNRQVTGKVSSSSDGSPISGASVSVVGGTAGTQTDNEGNFSLEVPTSATQLNVSYIGYTSQRVSIGNRSVINIQLVSEDETLEEVVVTALGISREKRSLGYAAQEVKGDVLTAARGGNALQSLSGNVAGAVVSAPSSSLGGSTRIVLRGIGSLTGENKPLIVVDGIPMDNSNYNTANAERGAGGRDYGDAGFDINPDDIESVNVLKGGPASALYGARASNGVVLIKTKKAQKGRDEIVVNTGVAFENLGITPKLQKLYGGGLGPEFINQTIDGKDYLLVDYNADESWGAKYENQQVLHWDAFDPEDPENYMKTRAWQYPTNDYKTFFETGVAYNNAISLAKSYENTSARLSLSNVSQSGIVPNTELKRTTAALSIDNKFSDKFSARGTINYIRTNGFNRPEQGYGDASIGQKMFQWGQMQLDYKRLQKYKTSAGAQKTWNRSSWDDATPKYSDNYYWIVNENTSDDQRDRFYGNVEVRYDFMPGLYVTGNVYGDNYTLKIGERVAVGSQGVSGFTERIREFTEMNYEGRLHYDKKWEDFSFNAFIGANRRNTTRFSSNSNTNGGLIVPNLYTTNNSMDAVTLQTTLSRKRVNSVFGNFSLGYKDFLYADFGWRNDWSSTLPEGDNSYFYPSVTGSFVFTKFVDAEWLSFGKLRAGWSQVGNDTDPYRLLDVYLNNTYGNTSYLEVPYFLKSLQKLNPNLRPETKKSYEFGLETSMFDSRVSLDFTYYNEETTDLIMPVTTGPETGYSSKIFNAGRAVNKGIEAMLTLVPVRNDNFEWSTSINFARNRNKVVELYEGIKSLPLANAPFKASLVAMVGQPYGQIYGSDFIYDDQGNKVVGANGLYLSSDAKNLGTILPDFNAGWRNNIRYKDFTFSALIDIQKGGKYFSVSNMFGHYTGVLEETAANGVRENDFVAPGVTGTVNKAPDGSYTVTNTKENTTEVSAYRYFRNYYGGPTVQNVFDADYVKLREITLGYNLPSSFVSKLRLKNATISGFARNLAAWGLANKNFDPEMTTTGSGNIQGFEGGNLPASRNFGLNLKLQF; this comes from the coding sequence ATGAAACAAAGATTACTTAGTCTTTTAGTGCTATGTACGCTTATGGTTGGAGCGGCTTTTGCACAAAATCGCCAAGTAACGGGAAAAGTATCCTCGTCATCAGATGGATCTCCGATCTCGGGCGCCTCAGTTTCAGTAGTTGGAGGAACTGCTGGAACTCAAACAGACAATGAAGGTAACTTCAGCTTGGAAGTCCCCACGTCTGCAACTCAATTAAATGTATCCTACATAGGATATACCTCACAAAGGGTTTCCATAGGAAACCGATCAGTTATCAACATCCAATTAGTTTCAGAAGATGAAACGTTAGAAGAAGTCGTTGTGACGGCGTTAGGTATCTCCAGAGAGAAAAGATCTTTGGGATATGCTGCACAGGAGGTTAAAGGCGATGTCTTAACCGCAGCACGTGGTGGAAATGCACTACAGTCACTATCTGGAAATGTGGCCGGAGCAGTAGTTTCTGCACCTTCGTCCAGCCTAGGCGGTTCTACGCGTATCGTATTAAGAGGTATCGGTTCCCTAACTGGTGAAAACAAACCTTTAATCGTTGTAGATGGTATCCCAATGGACAACTCGAACTACAACACTGCGAATGCAGAGAGAGGTGCGGGTGGACGTGACTATGGTGATGCCGGATTTGACATCAACCCTGATGATATCGAGTCGGTAAACGTATTAAAAGGTGGTCCTGCATCGGCTTTATACGGTGCAAGAGCGTCGAATGGTGTTGTTTTGATCAAAACAAAAAAAGCACAAAAAGGCCGCGATGAGATTGTCGTAAATACAGGTGTGGCATTCGAAAATTTAGGTATTACACCAAAGCTTCAAAAACTATACGGTGGTGGTCTTGGTCCAGAATTCATTAATCAAACCATTGACGGGAAAGATTATCTGTTGGTAGATTATAATGCCGATGAATCTTGGGGAGCGAAATACGAGAACCAACAAGTATTGCATTGGGATGCTTTTGATCCTGAAGACCCGGAAAACTACATGAAAACTAGAGCATGGCAATACCCTACGAACGATTACAAAACTTTCTTTGAAACCGGCGTAGCATATAATAATGCGATCTCACTTGCTAAATCCTATGAAAATACATCGGCTAGACTATCTCTTTCGAATGTGTCACAATCGGGTATTGTTCCAAACACCGAGTTAAAAAGAACAACGGCAGCATTAAGTATCGACAATAAATTCTCGGATAAATTCTCCGCACGAGGTACGATCAATTACATTCGTACGAATGGATTTAATCGTCCTGAACAAGGATATGGCGACGCTTCGATCGGTCAAAAGATGTTCCAATGGGGACAAATGCAATTAGACTATAAACGTCTTCAAAAATACAAAACATCGGCAGGTGCTCAAAAAACATGGAACCGCTCGTCTTGGGATGATGCAACACCAAAATACTCTGATAACTATTATTGGATTGTCAATGAAAATACTTCAGACGATCAACGTGATAGATTCTATGGTAATGTGGAAGTACGCTACGACTTCATGCCTGGGCTATATGTGACAGGAAATGTCTACGGCGATAATTACACTTTGAAAATTGGCGAACGTGTTGCTGTGGGTTCACAAGGGGTATCAGGATTCACAGAAAGAATCAGAGAGTTTACGGAGATGAACTATGAAGGTAGATTACATTACGACAAAAAATGGGAAGACTTCTCATTCAACGCCTTTATCGGTGCTAACCGTCGTAATACAACTAGATTCTCTTCAAACTCCAACACAAACGGTGGACTTATCGTTCCGAATCTGTACACGACAAATAATAGTATGGATGCCGTTACGCTACAGACAACCTTGTCTAGAAAACGCGTAAACTCGGTATTTGGTAACTTCTCATTAGGATACAAAGATTTCTTATATGCTGACTTTGGATGGCGTAATGACTGGTCTTCTACACTACCTGAAGGCGATAATTCATATTTCTACCCTTCTGTAACAGGATCTTTTGTATTCACAAAATTTGTTGATGCAGAGTGGTTAAGCTTTGGTAAACTACGTGCTGGTTGGTCTCAAGTAGGTAATGATACTGATCCGTATCGCTTATTAGACGTGTATCTTAATAACACATATGGAAACACCTCTTATCTTGAAGTTCCATATTTCTTAAAAAGTCTTCAGAAGCTAAACCCTAATCTTCGCCCGGAAACTAAGAAGTCTTATGAATTCGGTCTTGAAACATCCATGTTTGACAGCCGAGTTAGTTTAGATTTCACCTATTACAACGAAGAAACTACGGACCTGATTATGCCTGTTACTACAGGACCAGAAACAGGATATTCGTCAAAAATATTTAATGCTGGACGTGCTGTTAACAAAGGTATAGAGGCCATGTTAACATTAGTACCAGTTCGCAATGACAATTTCGAGTGGTCAACTTCAATAAACTTTGCTCGAAACAGAAACAAAGTCGTTGAATTATATGAGGGTATCAAATCCCTTCCGCTTGCAAACGCGCCATTTAAAGCTTCTCTGGTTGCTATGGTGGGCCAACCGTATGGACAGATCTATGGTTCTGACTTTATTTACGATGACCAAGGAAATAAGGTAGTGGGTGCAAATGGTTTGTATCTATCCTCAGATGCAAAGAACCTGGGAACAATCCTTCCTGATTTTAATGCTGGTTGGAGAAACAATATTCGTTATAAGGACTTCACATTTAGCGCATTGATCGACATCCAAAAAGGTGGTAAATACTTCTCCGTATCAAACATGTTTGGTCATTACACAGGGGTATTGGAAGAAACTGCTGCAAATGGTGTTCGGGAGAATGACTTTGTTGCCCCTGGCGTAACTGGAACAGTTAATAAAGCTCCAGACGGTTCTTACACAGTAACTAATACAAAAGAGAATACAACGGAGGTATCCGCATACAGATACTTTAGAAATTACTATGGCGGTCCAACTGTACAAAACGTTTTTGATGCCGACTACGTTAAATTGAGAGAAATCACGCTTGGATACAACTTACCATCTTCATTTGTTAGCAAACTGCGTTTGAAGAATGCTACGATCTCTGGCTTCGCGAGAAACCTTGCTGCCTGGGGTTTAGCGAATAAAAACTTCGACCCAGAAATGACAACAACAGGATCGGGTAATATCCAAGGATTTGAAGGCGGTAATTTACCTGCATCAAGAAACTTCGGCTTAAACTTGAAATTACAGTTTTAA
- the pckA gene encoding phosphoenolpyruvate carboxykinase (ATP) — protein MMQYKTNSNLPDLKYLQIDLQATSHYQLQAAELVEQAILNNEGVLADNGALCIETGKFTGRSPKDRFIVLDEETKDKVNWNAVNQPIAEAHFETLWNQVTNYLSQQKLYVLDAKACADPAEEITIRVVSTNASHNLFASNLFINDNDAKAENQPDWSILVAPQYTIADYATLGLNNENFVAINFTKRIVLIAGTGYTGEIKKSIFTVLNYLLPTYKQYLTMHCSANRGENGETALYFGLSGTGKTTLSSDKRRQLIGDDEHVWTENKVFNIEGGCYAKCIGLNAESEPEIYQAVRFNSLLENVKFHEGTRQPDYEDKSITENIRVSYPLEFIENIVPNGQGSAPKHIFFLAADAFGVLPPISKLTVEQAMYYFINGYTSKIAGTEAGITTPQATFSACFGQAFLPLHPTKYADLLGEKLEQHPDIQVWLVNTGWVAGPYGVGNRIKLGYTRTLIREALAGKLSEQEYITHPIFGLHMPKACDAVPAEILNPVALWEDAAAYEKQALELKGLFEKNYEQFRQK, from the coding sequence ATGATGCAATATAAAACGAATTCAAATCTGCCGGATTTGAAATATTTGCAGATTGATCTACAGGCTACCTCACATTACCAGCTGCAAGCGGCTGAACTTGTTGAGCAAGCTATCTTAAACAATGAAGGCGTATTAGCAGATAATGGCGCCTTATGCATTGAAACCGGAAAATTTACTGGACGTTCGCCGAAAGACCGTTTCATCGTTTTGGACGAGGAAACTAAGGATAAAGTGAATTGGAATGCCGTAAATCAACCAATCGCGGAAGCACATTTTGAAACGCTTTGGAATCAGGTAACAAATTACCTATCACAGCAAAAACTCTATGTTCTAGATGCAAAAGCATGTGCGGATCCCGCAGAGGAAATTACAATCCGCGTTGTTTCAACGAATGCGTCGCACAATCTCTTCGCTTCAAATCTATTTATTAATGACAATGACGCGAAAGCGGAGAATCAACCTGATTGGTCAATATTAGTTGCTCCGCAATATACTATCGCAGATTACGCGACATTAGGACTAAATAATGAGAACTTCGTAGCGATTAACTTTACGAAGCGAATCGTTCTGATCGCAGGAACAGGATATACTGGCGAGATCAAGAAAAGTATCTTCACCGTGTTAAACTACTTGTTACCTACTTATAAGCAGTATTTAACAATGCACTGTTCGGCTAATCGTGGCGAGAATGGTGAAACGGCCCTTTACTTCGGCTTGTCTGGTACAGGAAAAACAACCTTGTCTTCGGATAAACGCAGACAGCTAATCGGAGATGATGAGCATGTTTGGACGGAAAATAAAGTGTTCAATATCGAAGGCGGATGTTATGCGAAGTGCATCGGCTTAAACGCAGAATCAGAACCCGAGATCTACCAAGCGGTTCGTTTCAATTCCCTTTTAGAGAATGTGAAATTCCACGAAGGAACTCGTCAGCCTGACTACGAGGATAAGAGTATCACAGAGAATATTCGCGTTTCTTACCCCCTAGAATTTATTGAGAACATCGTTCCAAACGGTCAAGGATCAGCGCCTAAGCATATTTTCTTTTTGGCAGCAGATGCATTTGGCGTTTTGCCTCCAATTTCTAAACTGACCGTTGAACAAGCGATGTATTATTTTATCAACGGCTATACATCGAAGATTGCCGGGACGGAAGCTGGTATTACAACACCGCAAGCAACCTTCTCAGCATGTTTCGGACAGGCATTCTTACCATTGCATCCTACGAAGTATGCGGATCTATTGGGTGAGAAATTGGAACAGCATCCGGATATCCAGGTATGGTTAGTGAACACCGGATGGGTTGCCGGCCCTTATGGCGTTGGAAATCGCATTAAATTAGGCTACACCAGAACCTTAATTCGTGAAGCCTTAGCAGGTAAACTATCGGAGCAGGAATATATCACACATCCGATCTTCGGATTGCATATGCCGAAAGCTTGCGATGCAGTGCCTGCAGAAATTCTTAACCCTGTAGCACTCTGGGAAGACGCTGCAGCATATGAGAAACAAGCATTGGAACTTAAAGGATTGTTCGAGAAAAACTACGAACAATTCCGTCAAAAATAA
- a CDS encoding L-fucose dehydrogenase, producing MDLHLKDKVVIVTGGAKGIGKGIVSALAAEGAIPVIVGRKQKDNEAVKQEVEASGGRAFAVEAELANPEACKQAVEQVVSQFGRIDGLVNNAGLNDGVSLLKGNYDGFVQSLHNSLIHYYLMAHHCLPELIKSKGSILNISSKTAETGQGGTSGYAAANGGRNALTREWAVELLPYGLRVNAIIVSESMTPQYESWIQTLDNPEETLQKITSKIPLGNRMTTVDEIANTAVFLLSDRSSHTTGQLIHVDGGYVHLDRALIKE from the coding sequence ATGGATTTACATTTAAAGGATAAGGTCGTTATAGTAACAGGTGGCGCAAAAGGTATTGGTAAGGGTATTGTATCGGCGCTTGCTGCGGAAGGGGCAATCCCGGTTATCGTCGGGAGAAAGCAAAAGGATAATGAAGCTGTCAAACAAGAGGTGGAAGCGAGCGGTGGAAGGGCCTTCGCTGTAGAAGCTGAGTTAGCAAATCCGGAAGCCTGTAAGCAGGCTGTTGAACAAGTTGTTTCGCAGTTTGGCAGAATCGATGGACTAGTGAATAATGCAGGACTGAACGATGGCGTTTCGTTATTGAAGGGTAATTACGATGGTTTTGTACAATCTCTTCATAACAGCTTGATCCATTATTATCTAATGGCTCATCATTGCCTGCCAGAATTGATAAAAAGCAAAGGCAGCATCTTGAATATTTCCTCGAAGACTGCCGAGACAGGGCAGGGTGGAACCTCGGGCTACGCGGCAGCCAACGGTGGCCGTAATGCTTTAACAAGAGAATGGGCGGTGGAACTGTTGCCTTATGGTCTTCGTGTCAATGCAATCATTGTTTCCGAGAGTATGACACCACAATATGAAAGTTGGATTCAGACGCTGGATAATCCAGAAGAAACATTACAAAAGATTACGAGTAAAATTCCGTTGGGAAATAGAATGACTACGGTAGATGAAATCGCTAATACAGCAGTGTTTTTGTTGTCAGATCGCTCTAGTCATACTACCGGCCAATTGATTCATGTCGACGGCGGATATGTGCATTTAGATAGAGCCTTAATAAAGGAATAA
- a CDS encoding fumarylacetoacetate hydrolase family protein, which translates to MKLIRYGESGKEKIGVQIEDRNYDVSAFGGDYNEEFFADNGLARLEDFVKANEGNLIEIPADARLGAPFVRPSKIVCIGLNYKDHAEETGAKIPAEPIIFMKSTTALVGPNDQVMIPKNSLKTDWEVEFGIVIGKKASYVDENEALDYVAGYVLHNDVSEREFQLERGGTWDKGKGCDTFAPMGPVMTTADEIPDINSVRLWLKVNGKMYQDGNTSNLIFNVPFVVSYVSQFMTLLPGDVISTGTPAGVGLGFNPPIYLQPGDIIELGADHLGVQRQEVVAFSK; encoded by the coding sequence ATGAAATTAATACGTTACGGAGAATCTGGGAAAGAAAAAATAGGGGTTCAAATCGAGGATAGAAACTATGATGTTTCTGCTTTTGGCGGTGATTATAATGAGGAGTTTTTTGCAGATAATGGGCTTGCTCGTTTAGAGGATTTTGTGAAAGCGAATGAGGGAAATCTGATTGAGATTCCTGCGGATGCTCGATTGGGCGCTCCTTTTGTTCGTCCTTCGAAGATTGTATGTATTGGCTTAAACTATAAAGATCATGCGGAAGAAACAGGAGCAAAGATTCCTGCGGAACCTATTATCTTTATGAAGTCTACTACGGCTTTGGTTGGCCCGAATGATCAGGTGATGATTCCTAAGAATTCCCTGAAGACCGATTGGGAAGTGGAGTTTGGTATTGTCATCGGCAAAAAGGCTTCCTATGTGGATGAAAATGAAGCATTGGATTATGTAGCTGGCTATGTATTGCACAATGATGTTTCCGAACGCGAGTTCCAGCTGGAGCGTGGTGGTACATGGGACAAAGGAAAAGGATGTGATACCTTCGCGCCAATGGGCCCTGTAATGACTACAGCTGATGAAATCCCGGATATCAATTCCGTTCGTCTTTGGTTAAAAGTGAATGGTAAGATGTATCAGGATGGAAATACCAGCAACCTGATTTTCAATGTGCCGTTTGTGGTTTCTTACGTTTCGCAGTTCATGACCTTACTGCCAGGGGATGTGATTTCGACAGGGACGCCTGCGGGTGTCGGCTTAGGATTTAATCCGCCAATTTATTTGCAGCCTGGCGATATTATTGAATTGGGCGCAGACCACCTTGGTGTTCAACGACAAGAGGTCGTTGCTTTTTCTAAATAA